A region of Candidatus Schekmanbacteria bacterium DNA encodes the following proteins:
- the bioB gene encoding biotin synthase BioB: protein MIIYDIEKKILEGYEISFDEALNIYKNSKDCFLDLFASASRIREKYKGKNIILCSIVSAKSGNCSEDCSFCAQSAHYKTNAPVYPLMNPDEIIKRAEDAYKSGASEFSVVTSGKEIRNENDFNKLLETFKKYSGKFKIPSCASLGALTYEKGKKLRDAGLTNYHHNLETAESFYQNICSTHTFKERIETVKTAKSLGFKVCSGGIFGMGESEEQRIELAFTLKELNVDSVPMNFLNPIPGTPLEGMTPMKPLEILRLIALYRFILPSKDIIICGGREVNLRSLQSMIFFAGANGTLMGNYLTTKGNSPEDDMQMIEDAELKPEVSS from the coding sequence TCGACCTTTTTGCTTCAGCATCTCGAATACGAGAGAAATACAAAGGCAAAAATATTATTCTCTGCTCAATCGTAAGCGCAAAATCAGGCAATTGTTCAGAGGATTGTTCATTCTGCGCCCAATCTGCCCACTATAAGACAAATGCTCCTGTTTATCCTCTTATGAATCCTGATGAAATTATAAAAAGGGCAGAAGATGCATACAAGAGCGGTGCAAGTGAGTTTTCTGTTGTTACAAGCGGCAAAGAAATAAGAAATGAAAATGATTTTAACAAACTCCTCGAAACATTTAAAAAATATTCAGGAAAATTCAAGATTCCATCGTGCGCCTCGCTTGGTGCGCTCACCTATGAAAAAGGCAAAAAACTTAGGGATGCAGGACTGACCAATTACCATCACAATCTTGAAACGGCAGAAAGCTTCTATCAAAATATCTGTTCAACACACACTTTCAAAGAGAGGATTGAAACTGTAAAAACAGCCAAATCCCTTGGTTTCAAGGTTTGTTCAGGCGGTATATTCGGAATGGGCGAAAGTGAAGAACAAAGAATAGAACTTGCATTCACTTTAAAAGAGCTAAATGTTGACTCGGTTCCTATGAATTTTTTAAATCCTATTCCCGGCACGCCTCTTGAGGGTATGACACCTATGAAACCTCTTGAAATACTCCGTCTTATTGCTCTATATCGTTTTATTCTGCCTTCAAAGGATATTATCATCTGCGGCGGCAGAGAAGTGAATCTTCGCTCTCTACAATCAATGATTTTCTTTGCAGGTGCAAACGGCACTCTTATGGGCAACTATCTTACAACAAAAGGGAATTCACCTGAAGATGATATGCAAATGATAGAAGATGCTGAACTTAAACCGGAGGTGAGCAGTTAA
- the bioA gene encoding adenosylmethionine--8-amino-7-oxononanoate transaminase, giving the protein MPNGNISKNDDYKKTLEDADRNIIWHPFTQMKEYTQSTPLIIERGEGSYLIDIYGKRYIDGVSSLWVTTHGHRKKEIDEAIIEQIGKISHSTLLGISNVPAIKLAMKLREIVPKGLSKIFYSDNGSTAVEIALKMSFQYWKQTTGRERRKFVCLKEGYHGDTLGAVSVGGIDLFHELYRPLLFDSYKSPSPYCYRCELELDYPSCSLACADKMEEIILQDAENISAVVLEPLVQGAGGMIVSPPGYLKKVRNICDKYNLLLIADEVAVGFGKTGKMFACEHEEVTPDFLALAKSITGGYLPLAVTITTEKIYNGFLGDYSEFKTFFHGHTYTGNPLACAAALASIEIFEKENILEKLRGKIELLENRLKEFKELKHIGDIRQKGIITGIELVKDKKTKEPYPIELKMGYKVTDFAREMGAVIRPLGNVVVLMPPLSISEEELNSLLDITFKSIKKATEE; this is encoded by the coding sequence ATGCCAAATGGAAATATTTCAAAAAATGATGACTATAAGAAAACATTAGAAGATGCAGACAGAAATATAATTTGGCATCCTTTTACGCAAATGAAGGAATATACACAGAGCACACCCTTGATAATTGAAAGAGGAGAAGGAAGTTATCTGATCGACATATACGGGAAAAGATATATCGATGGAGTTTCTTCCTTGTGGGTAACAACACATGGACACAGAAAAAAAGAAATCGACGAAGCAATAATAGAGCAGATAGGGAAAATATCCCATTCTACTCTACTTGGTATATCAAATGTCCCAGCAATAAAACTTGCAATGAAGCTTCGAGAGATTGTCCCCAAAGGTCTCTCTAAAATATTTTATTCTGATAATGGCTCAACAGCCGTTGAAATTGCACTTAAAATGTCCTTCCAATATTGGAAACAGACAACAGGCAGAGAAAGAAGAAAGTTTGTATGCCTAAAAGAAGGTTATCACGGAGACACTCTTGGTGCAGTGAGTGTTGGAGGCATTGACCTTTTTCATGAACTTTACAGACCTTTGCTTTTTGATTCATATAAATCTCCCTCGCCATATTGCTATAGATGTGAATTGGAATTAGACTACCCCTCCTGTTCACTCGCCTGTGCTGACAAAATGGAAGAAATAATATTACAAGATGCTGAAAATATCTCAGCTGTCGTTCTCGAACCACTTGTACAGGGTGCAGGAGGAATGATTGTTTCACCTCCCGGTTATTTAAAAAAAGTGCGCAATATATGTGACAAATACAACCTGCTTCTTATCGCCGATGAGGTAGCGGTCGGTTTTGGCAAAACAGGTAAAATGTTTGCGTGTGAGCATGAAGAAGTAACACCTGATTTTCTTGCCCTTGCAAAATCGATTACAGGCGGATATTTACCTCTTGCTGTGACAATCACCACAGAAAAAATATATAATGGATTTTTAGGAGATTATTCAGAATTCAAAACTTTCTTTCATGGCCATACCTATACAGGCAACCCTCTCGCCTGTGCAGCCGCATTAGCATCGATAGAAATTTTCGAAAAGGAAAATATATTGGAAAAGCTCCGAGGGAAGATTGAGCTTCTTGAAAATCGATTAAAAGAATTCAAAGAGCTAAAGCACATTGGAGATATCAGGCAAAAGGGAATTATAACAGGTATTGAATTGGTAAAGGATAAAAAAACGAAAGAACCATATCCCATTGAATTGAAGATGGGTTATAAGGTTACTGATTTTGCAAGAGAAATGGGCGCAGTAATTCGTCCCCTTGGTAATGTAGTCGTATTGATGCCCCCTCTTTCAATAAGTGAAGAGGAATTAAATTCACTTCTTGATATCACCTTCAAGTCTATTAAAAAAGCAACTGAAGAGTAG
- a CDS encoding epoxyqueuosine reductase encodes MDEREKNFEQLQEIAIREGASLIGVADIKNIKKTFHPLIIKIADSLPYAISIVVKLSDAIINDIKDSPTLIYKHHYKAVNYRLDQIALAVCKKIDSLGYSSVPIPSSQMVDWEKQLGHLSHRLVAREAGLGYIGRSTLFITPQYGARVRLVTILTNLPLPTGNPLEGSCKKCNECISLCPAEAITEAGYEREKCIIKLKEFSKIRGIGVSICGVCVKACKGTETLDE; translated from the coding sequence ATGGATGAGAGAGAAAAAAATTTTGAACAGTTACAGGAAATTGCTATAAGAGAAGGCGCATCGCTTATAGGGGTGGCAGATATCAAAAACATTAAAAAGACCTTTCATCCTCTAATTATAAAAATAGCAGATTCACTTCCCTATGCAATTTCAATAGTTGTGAAGCTATCAGATGCTATTATTAACGATATTAAAGATTCTCCCACATTAATCTATAAACACCACTATAAAGCCGTCAATTATCGTCTTGACCAAATTGCCCTTGCAGTTTGCAAAAAAATCGACTCTTTAGGATATTCAAGCGTGCCAATCCCTTCATCTCAGATGGTAGATTGGGAAAAACAGCTTGGACATCTTTCACATCGACTTGTGGCAAGAGAAGCAGGATTGGGCTATATAGGACGCTCAACTCTATTCATCACTCCTCAATATGGTGCAAGAGTTCGCCTTGTTACAATTTTAACAAACCTCCCTCTACCGACAGGTAATCCTTTGGAAGGAAGCTGTAAAAAATGCAATGAATGTATATCTCTCTGCCCTGCTGAAGCAATCACTGAAGCGGGATATGAAAGAGAAAAATGTATCATTAAACTCAAAGAATTTTCAAAGATTAGGGGAATCGGAGTTTCAATATGCGGTGTATGTGTTAAAGCCTGTAAAGGCACTGAAACATTAGATGAATAA
- the rbsK gene encoding ribokinase: MKNSLVVVGSANVDFSAKCERLPSKGETVLASSLEISFGGKGANQALAALKGGADVFFITKVGCDEWGRRYRDYLKSKGISENGILRDKREHTGIALITVDEKGENIISVYPGANSLLCPNDVLRGEVFFKKSSVLLLQLEIPMETVDKSLSLAKENRLLTILNPAPSRRLANSLLKKVDLLTPNRKEAEEISGIKIGSKRDALKSAEILMKKGVKSVVITLGREGAIFHSINKTLSFKPPTVNAIDSTGAGDAFNGALAAYISRGEDIENACRMAVAAGTFSVGRRGIHNSYGTERQIKKINRLVEVREIKCN, translated from the coding sequence ATGAAAAATAGTTTGGTCGTAGTTGGCAGCGCAAATGTAGATTTTAGTGCTAAATGTGAGAGGCTTCCTTCAAAAGGTGAAACGGTTTTGGCATCCTCTCTCGAGATTAGCTTTGGCGGTAAGGGTGCTAACCAGGCATTAGCTGCACTTAAAGGAGGTGCGGATGTCTTTTTCATTACAAAAGTGGGATGTGACGAATGGGGAAGAAGATATAGAGATTATCTCAAAAGTAAAGGAATATCAGAAAATGGAATATTGAGAGATAAGAGAGAGCATACAGGCATAGCGCTTATTACTGTAGATGAAAAAGGGGAAAATATCATATCTGTTTATCCCGGTGCAAATTCACTTCTTTGCCCAAATGATGTGCTGAGAGGTGAGGTTTTTTTTAAGAAATCATCTGTCCTTTTACTTCAGCTTGAAATTCCAATGGAAACTGTGGACAAATCTTTATCCTTAGCAAAGGAGAATAGATTGTTGACAATTCTAAATCCTGCACCTTCAAGAAGATTGGCAAATTCATTGCTTAAAAAAGTTGATCTATTGACACCAAATAGAAAGGAAGCTGAGGAGATATCGGGAATTAAAATAGGAAGTAAAAGGGATGCATTGAAATCTGCGGAAATTCTTATGAAGAAGGGCGTAAAATCGGTTGTCATAACATTAGGCAGGGAAGGAGCAATTTTTCACAGCATAAATAAAACTTTATCGTTTAAACCTCCCACTGTAAATGCAATAGATAGCACCGGCGCAGGCGATGCTTTCAATGGTGCTTTAGCGGCATATATTTCTAGGGGTGAAGATATTGAAAATGCTTGTAGAATGGCAGTAGCGGCAGGGACATTTTCTGTTGGGAGGAGAGGAATCCATAATTCATATGGGACTGAAAGGCAGATAAAGAAAATAAACAGGTTAGTTGAAGTAAGGGAGATAAAATGTAACTGA
- a CDS encoding DUF2889 domain-containing protein, whose amino-acid sequence MRKRRKLTLNVYERNINASIETPAGENLITRASLLDLDHNIRIQLITEIATRTITSASVEMVKTPFEACRQALPNVEKLKGLKIERGFAKKMRKIVGGNTGCTHIVELMLTAASLTSNAILLEAARDPIKRRLFAMKSESERMNELEDFLKDSCVVFKQEE is encoded by the coding sequence ATTAGAAAAAGGAGAAAATTGACATTGAATGTATATGAAAGAAATATAAATGCTTCGATTGAAACTCCTGCTGGAGAAAACCTTATAACAAGAGCATCACTTCTTGACTTAGACCATAATATAAGAATTCAGCTCATAACTGAGATTGCAACAAGGACGATAACTTCGGCATCAGTTGAAATGGTCAAGACTCCCTTTGAAGCCTGCCGCCAAGCTTTGCCAAATGTCGAGAAGTTAAAGGGATTGAAGATTGAGAGAGGCTTTGCAAAGAAGATGAGAAAGATTGTTGGAGGGAATACAGGATGCACGCATATAGTCGAGCTTATGCTGACGGCGGCTTCTTTGACTTCAAATGCTATACTTCTTGAAGCGGCAAGAGACCCCATAAAGAGGCGGCTTTTTGCAATGAAATCTGAAAGTGAGAGAATGAATGAGCTTGAAGATTTCTTAAAAGACAGCTGTGTAGTTTTTAAACAAGAAGAGTGA
- the mutS gene encoding DNA mismatch repair protein MutS, whose translation MDKIEKRKNQNSITPMIQQYLKIKSQYKDAILFFRMGDFYEMFFEDAKVASNILQIALTSRGKNSGEDVPLCGIPYHAVDSYLPKLLAKGFKVAICEQLEDPSTAKKIVKRDVVRVVTPGTITQPEYLNPKSNNYLVSICRGKYGFGLAAVDITTGEFLTSQFDSMDYGVLLNEIIRIEPQEILLPYGLEDDFKKNILKKLGYSPLISTYDDWRFEEESARRALLEGLNVASLAGFGCENMSEAVRAAGGLFQYLIETQKNILKNITSLKTLSSGDYLVLDGTTLRNLEIFKNQLDDTQSATLLDVIDNTKTAMGGRLIRKWLSKPLISVDKIRNRQLAVKEFIEKSRETSKIIAELKEFRDIDRILGKLASGNCSPRDIVALRKSLDHIPPILEVLNEFDSKLIIALKNEMSTFDEMRETLSSALVENPPLNIRDCGAIRDGFDAKLDQLRDIKNNTRKWISELEEKERQRTSISSLKVKYNKVFGYYIEVTKANLQNVPDNYIRKQTLVNAERFITPELKEYEESILNAEEKIKEIETKIFDDLVKKVEENMTAIQKTSSAVAQIDVLSNLANIAAENNYVCPEVNDSDKIYIKNGRHPVIEKLFFDEKFVPNDTYLDCSENRMMIITGPNMAGKSTYMRQVALIVILAQMGSFVPAESAEIGIVDRIFTRVGASDNLARGQSTFMLEMNETANIVNNASKRSLIILDEIGRGTSTFDGVSIAWAVAEYIHSHPSLGARTLFATHYHELTELSDVLEGVKNYNVAVREWNDEVIFLRKIVEGGTDKSYGIHVAKLAGLPSKIIERAREILKNLDSREYNEKGSLSILGKKEGEEIKNQQILPLFNKEETDVIDELRNIDINSMTPIDALNYLNNIKKKLEKGEN comes from the coding sequence ATGGATAAGATAGAGAAAAGAAAAAATCAAAATTCAATTACACCAATGATTCAACAGTACCTCAAAATTAAGTCTCAATATAAAGATGCTATCCTTTTTTTTAGAATGGGTGATTTTTATGAGATGTTTTTCGAAGATGCAAAAGTAGCCTCAAATATATTACAGATTGCATTGACTTCAAGGGGAAAAAACAGCGGCGAAGATGTACCTCTATGCGGCATCCCATACCATGCAGTAGATTCATACCTTCCTAAACTTCTCGCAAAGGGATTTAAGGTGGCAATTTGTGAGCAGCTTGAAGACCCATCTACTGCGAAAAAGATAGTAAAAAGAGATGTTGTAAGAGTTGTAACACCGGGCACTATTACTCAGCCAGAATATTTAAATCCCAAAAGCAATAATTATTTAGTATCAATTTGTAGAGGGAAATATGGATTTGGTTTAGCGGCGGTTGATATTACAACAGGTGAGTTTTTAACCAGCCAATTTGACTCAATGGATTATGGAGTATTATTAAATGAAATAATCAGAATCGAACCTCAGGAGATACTTCTTCCTTATGGACTTGAAGATGATTTTAAGAAAAATATTTTGAAAAAATTAGGCTATTCGCCTCTCATTTCAACTTATGATGATTGGCGATTTGAAGAAGAATCGGCGCGAAGGGCGCTTCTGGAAGGGTTGAATGTGGCTTCCCTTGCAGGTTTTGGCTGTGAGAATATGTCGGAAGCAGTGAGGGCTGCAGGCGGACTTTTTCAGTATTTAATAGAGACACAGAAGAATATCCTTAAGAATATTACTTCGCTGAAAACTCTTTCATCAGGCGATTATCTTGTACTTGATGGGACTACGCTTAGAAATCTTGAAATCTTTAAAAACCAGCTCGATGATACTCAATCTGCAACATTGCTTGATGTTATTGACAATACAAAGACTGCTATGGGTGGAAGATTAATCAGAAAATGGCTTTCAAAACCACTCATAAGTGTTGATAAAATCAGAAATCGGCAATTGGCTGTCAAAGAATTTATTGAAAAGAGCAGAGAAACTTCAAAAATAATCGCAGAACTCAAAGAATTCAGAGATATTGATAGAATTTTGGGAAAATTGGCTTCCGGAAATTGCAGTCCAAGAGACATTGTTGCATTAAGAAAATCCCTTGACCATATTCCTCCTATACTGGAAGTGCTTAATGAGTTTGACAGCAAATTGATAATAGCTCTTAAAAATGAAATGAGCACTTTTGATGAGATGAGAGAGACTTTATCCAGTGCACTGGTCGAAAATCCGCCTCTTAACATTAGGGATTGCGGAGCCATAAGAGATGGTTTTGACGCGAAGTTAGACCAATTGAGAGATATCAAAAACAATACGCGTAAATGGATTTCAGAGCTTGAAGAAAAGGAGCGCCAAAGAACTTCTATATCTTCGCTCAAGGTAAAATATAACAAAGTTTTCGGCTACTATATTGAGGTGACGAAAGCCAACTTACAAAATGTGCCGGACAATTACATAAGAAAGCAGACACTGGTAAACGCCGAGCGATTCATAACGCCTGAACTGAAAGAGTATGAAGAAAGTATTTTGAATGCAGAGGAGAAGATTAAAGAAATAGAGACGAAGATATTCGACGACCTTGTCAAAAAGGTAGAGGAGAATATGACAGCAATTCAAAAAACCTCATCTGCAGTAGCACAGATTGATGTTCTTTCCAATCTTGCAAATATTGCCGCAGAAAACAACTATGTATGTCCTGAAGTCAATGATTCAGACAAGATATACATAAAAAACGGCCGTCATCCTGTTATTGAAAAACTCTTCTTCGATGAAAAATTTGTACCTAATGATACCTATCTCGATTGTTCAGAAAATAGAATGATGATTATAACTGGACCTAATATGGCTGGTAAATCAACCTATATGCGGCAGGTGGCATTGATTGTAATACTTGCACAGATGGGATCTTTTGTGCCAGCGGAAAGCGCTGAAATAGGAATTGTTGATAGAATTTTTACGAGAGTCGGGGCAAGCGACAACCTTGCACGGGGTCAAAGCACATTTATGCTCGAAATGAATGAGACAGCCAATATCGTGAACAATGCCTCAAAGAGAAGTCTCATAATTCTTGATGAAATTGGAAGAGGCACAAGCACATTTGATGGAGTCAGCATTGCATGGGCTGTTGCGGAATATATTCATTCCCATCCGAGTCTTGGGGCAAGGACACTTTTTGCAACACACTATCATGAGCTTACGGAATTAAGTGATGTTTTGGAAGGCGTTAAAAATTATAATGTTGCTGTGAGAGAATGGAATGATGAAGTTATTTTTTTAAGAAAGATAGTTGAAGGAGGGACTGACAAAAGTTATGGGATTCATGTTGCAAAACTTGCAGGTTTGCCGTCAAAAATCATAGAACGAGCGAGAGAAATTTTAAAGAATTTAGACTCTCGAGAGTATAATGAAAAGGGATCCCTTTCTATACTTGGAAAGAAAGAAGGAGAAGAAATAAAAAACCAACAGATACTTCCCTTATTCAATAAGGAGGAAACAGATGTTATAGATGAACTTCGCAACATCGATATCAATTCAATGACGCCAATTGATGCGCTGAATTATCTTAATAATATCAAGAAAAAATTAGAAAAAGGAGAAAATTGA
- the lepB gene encoding signal peptidase I, with the protein MTGKVKKEKSTIREYVEAILIALLLALVIRTYIVQAFKIPSGSMLETLQIGDHILVNKFGYWFYEPKRRDVIVFKFPKNEKRDFIKRIIAKEYDVIKERDKVIYVNNEKQHEKYVIHKDSFIIPRRSSEKYGDEAVRDNFGPIKVPEGCYFVMGDNRDSSLDSRFWGFVRREKIKGQAFIIYWSWDSHKPFPRNIRWNRIGKLIR; encoded by the coding sequence GCAATATTGATAGCTCTTCTTCTTGCATTGGTTATAAGGACTTATATCGTCCAAGCTTTCAAGATTCCTTCCGGTTCAATGCTTGAAACATTGCAGATAGGAGACCATATTCTTGTAAATAAATTTGGCTATTGGTTTTACGAACCTAAGAGACGAGATGTGATCGTTTTTAAATTTCCGAAGAATGAAAAAAGAGATTTCATCAAAAGAATCATTGCGAAAGAATATGATGTAATCAAGGAAAGAGACAAAGTAATTTATGTGAATAATGAAAAACAGCATGAAAAATATGTGATACATAAAGATTCCTTCATAATACCCCGCAGATCTTCTGAAAAATATGGCGATGAAGCAGTAAGAGATAATTTTGGCCCTATCAAAGTTCCTGAAGGATGTTATTTCGTAATGGGAGATAATCGAGACAGCTCTTTGGACAGCCGCTTTTGGGGATTTGTAAGAAGAGAAAAGATTAAAGGTCAGGCATTCATTATTTACTGGTCTTGGGATTCTCACAAACCTTTTCCAAGAAATATTCGCTGGAATCGAATTGGTAAACTTATCCGCTAA